Proteins encoded together in one Marinithermus hydrothermalis DSM 14884 window:
- a CDS encoding SDR family NAD(P)-dependent oxidoreductase, producing the protein MSAVRGKTLIVTGASRGIGRALALALADAGANLVLNARSQGPLEEVVQACRALGVQARGVAGSIAEAQTAEALVTAALEVGGFYGYIHNAGVLYPGPFVWELPEAQFRAVLEVHLVGGYQLARFAVPRLLEAGGGLAVYVGSGAAETNLPGIGAYAVAKAAEEHLAKQIAAEAPGLTCFVYRPGVVETRMQQEAREAQGSAAEALHQVFRGYQEQRVLLTPEQTAAALVRILQREPERFHGGIATWRDGT; encoded by the coding sequence ATGAGCGCAGTTCGAGGCAAGACCCTGATCGTGACCGGCGCCTCGCGCGGCATCGGGCGGGCGTTGGCCCTGGCCCTCGCCGACGCGGGCGCGAACCTGGTGCTGAACGCGCGGTCCCAAGGCCCCCTCGAGGAGGTCGTCCAGGCCTGCCGCGCCCTGGGCGTACAAGCCCGGGGCGTCGCAGGAAGCATCGCCGAGGCCCAGACGGCCGAGGCCCTGGTGACGGCCGCCCTGGAGGTGGGGGGGTTCTACGGGTACATCCACAACGCCGGGGTGCTCTACCCGGGCCCGTTCGTCTGGGAGCTGCCCGAGGCTCAGTTTCGCGCGGTGCTCGAGGTGCACCTGGTGGGCGGGTACCAGCTCGCGCGGTTCGCCGTGCCGAGGCTGCTCGAGGCCGGCGGGGGGCTCGCGGTCTACGTGGGATCCGGGGCAGCGGAAACGAACCTGCCGGGGATCGGGGCGTACGCGGTGGCGAAGGCTGCGGAAGAGCACCTCGCCAAACAGATCGCTGCGGAGGCCCCCGGGCTCACCTGCTTCGTCTACCGACCGGGGGTGGTGGAGACCCGCATGCAGCAGGAGGCTCGCGAGGCGCAGGGCAGCGCGGCGGAGGCGCTGCACCAGGTCTTTCGGGGGTACCAGGAGCAGCGCGTCCTGCTCACCCCCGAGCAGACCGCCGCAGCGCTGGTTCGCATTCTGCAACGGGAGCCGGAGCGCTTTCACGGCGGGATCGCGACCTGGCGTGACGGTACGTAA
- the leuB gene encoding 3-isopropylmalate dehydrogenase translates to MTRAYIAVLPGDGIGPEVTEAAVRVLAAAAEVYGLDLECERFPFGGAALERCGAPFPEETRKAVLEADAVLLGAIGGPQWDDAPRALRPETGLLELRKALRAFANLRPARVLPGLEGHSPLRPEVARGVDVLIVRELTGGIYFGRPRGLGETEAWNTMRYTRPEVERVARVAFEAARRRRGHLTSVDKANVLEVGELWRRTVSELAQAYPGVRVEHQYVDAMAMLLVQQPTRFDVILTGNLFGDILSDLASVLPGSLGVLPSASLGEGPSLFEPVHGSAPDLAGRGIANPTGAILSAAMLLTYALDRAEAGRAVEEAVAQALAQNPTPDLGGTASTEAFTRQVLEALYTKA, encoded by the coding sequence ATGACGCGCGCTTACATCGCCGTCCTTCCCGGTGACGGGATCGGCCCCGAGGTCACGGAGGCCGCGGTGCGGGTCCTGGCCGCGGCGGCCGAGGTGTACGGGCTGGACCTCGAGTGCGAGCGTTTTCCCTTCGGGGGGGCGGCGCTCGAGCGCTGTGGCGCGCCCTTTCCGGAGGAGACCCGAAAGGCCGTGCTGGAAGCGGACGCGGTGCTGCTCGGCGCGATCGGGGGGCCGCAGTGGGACGACGCACCCCGCGCGCTCCGGCCCGAAACGGGCCTCCTCGAGCTCCGAAAGGCCCTCCGGGCGTTCGCGAACCTTAGGCCTGCTCGGGTGCTACCGGGCCTCGAGGGGCACTCCCCCCTCCGCCCCGAGGTCGCGCGGGGGGTGGACGTCCTGATCGTGCGGGAGCTCACGGGTGGGATCTACTTCGGCCGGCCGCGCGGCTTAGGCGAAACCGAGGCTTGGAACACGATGCGGTACACCCGACCGGAGGTGGAACGGGTCGCGCGGGTGGCCTTTGAGGCGGCCCGGCGGCGGCGGGGGCACCTTACCAGCGTGGACAAGGCCAACGTGCTCGAGGTGGGGGAGCTCTGGCGGCGCACGGTAAGCGAGCTCGCACAGGCCTACCCCGGGGTTCGGGTGGAGCACCAGTACGTGGACGCGATGGCGATGCTCTTGGTGCAGCAGCCCACGCGGTTCGACGTGATCCTTACAGGAAACCTCTTTGGGGACATCCTCTCGGACCTGGCCTCGGTCCTGCCAGGGTCGCTGGGGGTGCTGCCCTCGGCCTCGCTCGGGGAGGGCCCCTCGCTCTTCGAGCCCGTGCACGGCAGCGCGCCGGACCTTGCCGGCCGGGGCATCGCGAACCCCACAGGGGCGATCCTCTCCGCGGCGATGCTCCTCACGTACGCGCTGGACCGGGCCGAAGCGGGCCGGGCCGTGGAGGAAGCGGTAGCCCAAGCCCTAGCCCAAAACCCCACGCCGGATCTCGGGGGCACCGCGAGCACGGAAGCATTCACGAGGCAAGTCCTGGAGGCTTTGTACACTAAGGCATGA
- the leuD gene encoding 3-isopropylmalate dehydratase small subunit — translation MERIRQITGRAVPVPGDAIDTDRILPARFMKVVTFDGLGRHLFHDERFAPDGTPKPHPLNDPRYQGARILLVGSSFGSGSSREHAPQAIRRAGFQALIGESFAEIFFGNATAIGLVCVRLAPDALQTLVQTVQADPTTLVTIDLEARTVRYAGREAPLEIREAARRAFLEGRWDPLDELLEAEPSIEALDRRMPCPGRAGSY, via the coding sequence ATGGAACGCATCCGGCAGATTACCGGCAGGGCCGTCCCCGTCCCTGGGGACGCTATCGACACCGACCGCATCCTTCCCGCCCGGTTCATGAAGGTCGTGACCTTCGACGGCCTGGGGCGGCACCTGTTCCACGACGAGCGGTTCGCTCCGGACGGCACCCCCAAGCCCCATCCCTTGAACGACCCCCGCTACCAAGGAGCCCGCATCCTGCTGGTCGGGAGCAGCTTCGGCTCGGGCTCATCGCGCGAGCACGCGCCCCAAGCCATCCGCCGCGCGGGGTTCCAGGCCCTCATCGGGGAGAGCTTCGCGGAGATCTTCTTCGGGAACGCCACCGCGATCGGCCTGGTGTGCGTGCGGCTCGCTCCCGACGCCCTCCAAACCCTGGTGCAGACCGTCCAGGCGGACCCCACAACCCTGGTCACGATCGACCTCGAGGCCCGCACCGTGCGCTACGCCGGGCGGGAAGCGCCTCTCGAGATTCGCGAAGCCGCGCGGCGTGCCTTTCTCGAGGGACGCTGGGACCCCCTGGACGAGCTGCTCGAGGCCGAACCGTCCATCGAGGCCCTCGACCGCCGGATGCCCTGCCCGGGGCGCGCGGGGAGCTACTAG
- the leuC gene encoding 3-isopropylmalate dehydratase large subunit — protein sequence MAGPKSLYEKVWEAHTVRTLPGGLTQLFIDLHLIHEVTSPQAFGMLRERGLRVRCPHRTFATVDHIVPTHRRTEPFEDPLADAMIQEIRKNTRDFGIPLFDLTSGRQGIVHVVGPEQGLTHPGMTIACGDSHTSTHGAFGAIAFGIGTTQVRDVLATQTLAVPKLKVRRINVNGRLAPGVYAKDVILHIIRTLGVKGGIGYAYEYGGEVIERFSMEERMTVCNMSIEGGARIGYVNPDEKTFAYLKGRPYAPKGAEWDRAVAYWRALASDPGCPYDDVVEIQAEEIAPTVTWGLNPGQAISIEEKIPHPEDLPPEARPAAWEALRHMKLEPGRPIQGTPIDVAFIGSCTNARVSDFREVAKHLKGHRVKPGVRAIAVPGSERVAQQCEEEGIAEVFREAGFEWRGAGCSLCLAMNPDKLEGDQLCASSSNRNFKGRQGSPTGRTVLMSPVMVAAAAVTGVISDAREVFGLA from the coding sequence ATGGCCGGACCCAAAAGCCTCTATGAAAAAGTCTGGGAAGCGCACACCGTCCGCACCCTGCCGGGCGGCCTCACCCAACTCTTCATCGACCTGCACCTGATCCACGAGGTCACCAGCCCACAGGCCTTCGGCATGCTGCGCGAGCGGGGCCTTCGGGTGCGCTGCCCGCACCGCACCTTCGCCACGGTGGACCACATCGTGCCCACCCACCGGCGCACCGAGCCGTTCGAGGACCCGCTCGCCGACGCAATGATCCAGGAGATCCGCAAGAACACGCGCGACTTCGGCATCCCGCTCTTCGACCTCACGAGCGGCCGCCAGGGGATCGTGCACGTGGTGGGGCCCGAACAGGGGCTCACCCACCCCGGCATGACCATCGCCTGCGGCGACTCGCACACCTCGACCCACGGGGCCTTCGGAGCCATCGCCTTCGGGATCGGCACCACCCAGGTGCGCGACGTGCTCGCCACGCAAACCCTCGCCGTCCCCAAGCTCAAGGTGCGCCGCATCAACGTGAACGGCCGGCTCGCGCCCGGCGTGTACGCCAAGGACGTGATCCTGCACATCATCCGCACCCTCGGGGTCAAGGGCGGGATCGGGTACGCCTACGAGTACGGCGGCGAGGTTATCGAGCGTTTCAGCATGGAGGAACGCATGACCGTGTGCAACATGTCCATCGAGGGCGGGGCGCGCATCGGGTACGTGAACCCCGACGAGAAGACCTTCGCCTACCTCAAGGGCCGCCCCTACGCCCCCAAAGGCGCGGAGTGGGACCGCGCCGTCGCGTACTGGCGCGCTCTCGCCTCCGATCCCGGCTGCCCCTACGACGACGTGGTCGAGATCCAAGCCGAGGAGATCGCCCCCACCGTCACCTGGGGGTTAAACCCCGGCCAGGCGATCTCCATCGAGGAGAAGATCCCCCACCCCGAGGACCTCCCCCCCGAGGCGCGCCCCGCGGCCTGGGAGGCGCTCCGCCACATGAAGCTCGAGCCGGGCCGTCCCATCCAAGGCACCCCGATCGACGTGGCCTTCATCGGCAGCTGCACCAACGCGCGCGTCTCGGATTTCCGCGAGGTCGCGAAGCACCTCAAAGGCCACCGGGTCAAGCCCGGCGTGCGGGCCATCGCGGTGCCGGGCTCGGAGCGCGTAGCTCAACAATGCGAGGAGGAAGGGATCGCGGAGGTGTTCCGCGAGGCGGGGTTCGAGTGGCGCGGCGCGGGGTGCAGCCTCTGCCTCGCCATGAACCCCGACAAGCTCGAGGGCGACCAGTTGTGCGCCTCGAGCTCCAACCGTAACTTCAAGGGCCGCCAGGGCAGCCCCACCGGCCGCACCGTCTTGATGAGCCCGGTGATGGTGGCCGCGGCGGCCGTGACCGGCGTGATCAGCGACGCCCGCGAGGTGTTCGGCCTCGCGTGA
- the ilvB gene encoding biosynthetic-type acetolactate synthase large subunit — MNGAQALLQALIQEGVEHVFGHPGGAIMPVYDALYDAPIQHYLVRHEQAAAHAAAAYHRVSGRVGVCLATSGPGALNLVTGLADALMDSSAVVAITGNVPRALIGTDAFQEADVTGATMPVTKHNYLVTRADDLPRIVKEAFYIARTGRPGPVLIDIPKDVQLEAFTGAFPERVHLPGYRPTEEGHPRQIEKALAALEEAERPVLMVGGGARHAHAEIRAFAERTGIPVIPTLHGLGAFPGTHPQCLGMPGMHGTVAANRAVQYCDLILGIGLRFDDRVTGRLERFAPHARTIIHVDIDPAEVGKLVPTHIPVVGDAKQVTAELAAGARPLRLEGWWRTIRAWQEQYPLRIPERPYLQTPEVIRAFWEATGGEAIVTSGVGQHQMFVTQHYPFNKPRAWVTSGGLGTMGFGLPAAIGAQVARPDALVIDFDGDGSFQMTLQELATLVKYDLPVKVVILNNGFLGMVRQWQELFHARRYSEVYLADSNPDFAKLAAAYGIPGVRVERREDLAKGVDAVLGTDGPVVAEFRVHHEEGVFPMIPAGGSAEDMIVEDPREEVKA, encoded by the coding sequence ATGAACGGAGCCCAGGCGTTACTGCAAGCCCTGATACAAGAAGGCGTCGAGCACGTCTTCGGCCACCCGGGGGGCGCGATCATGCCCGTCTACGACGCGCTGTACGACGCCCCCATCCAGCACTACCTCGTGCGGCACGAGCAGGCCGCCGCGCACGCCGCGGCCGCATACCACCGCGTCTCGGGGCGGGTAGGGGTCTGCCTGGCGACCTCGGGGCCCGGCGCGCTCAACCTCGTCACGGGGCTCGCGGACGCCCTGATGGACTCGAGCGCCGTCGTGGCGATCACCGGGAACGTGCCCCGCGCCCTGATCGGCACGGACGCCTTTCAAGAGGCGGACGTGACCGGAGCGACGATGCCGGTCACCAAGCACAACTACCTGGTCACCCGCGCCGACGACCTTCCCCGCATCGTCAAGGAAGCCTTTTACATCGCGCGCACCGGCCGTCCCGGCCCCGTGCTGATCGACATCCCCAAGGACGTGCAGCTCGAGGCCTTCACCGGGGCGTTCCCGGAGCGCGTGCACCTTCCCGGGTACCGCCCCACCGAGGAGGGCCACCCCCGCCAGATCGAGAAGGCCCTCGCGGCCCTCGAGGAGGCGGAACGGCCGGTCTTGATGGTGGGCGGCGGGGCGCGGCACGCCCACGCGGAGATCCGGGCCTTCGCCGAACGGACCGGGATCCCCGTGATCCCCACGCTGCACGGCCTGGGGGCGTTCCCGGGGACGCACCCGCAGTGCTTGGGCATGCCCGGCATGCACGGGACGGTCGCGGCGAACCGCGCGGTCCAGTACTGCGACCTGATCCTGGGGATCGGGCTGCGCTTCGACGACCGCGTGACTGGGAGGCTCGAGCGGTTCGCACCCCACGCGCGCACGATCATCCACGTGGACATCGACCCTGCCGAGGTGGGGAAGCTCGTGCCTACCCACATTCCCGTGGTGGGGGACGCGAAGCAGGTGACGGCCGAGCTCGCCGCCGGCGCGCGCCCCTTGCGGCTCGAGGGGTGGTGGCGGACGATCCGCGCCTGGCAGGAGCAGTACCCCTTGCGGATTCCCGAGCGGCCCTACCTGCAGACCCCGGAAGTGATCCGCGCCTTCTGGGAGGCGACCGGCGGCGAGGCGATCGTGACGAGCGGGGTGGGGCAGCACCAGATGTTCGTCACGCAGCACTACCCCTTCAACAAGCCACGCGCGTGGGTGACCTCCGGAGGGCTCGGCACGATGGGGTTCGGGCTGCCCGCGGCGATCGGCGCTCAGGTGGCCCGCCCGGACGCGCTCGTGATCGACTTCGACGGGGACGGCAGCTTCCAGATGACCCTGCAGGAGCTGGCCACCCTGGTCAAGTACGACCTCCCGGTTAAGGTCGTGATCCTCAACAACGGGTTCTTGGGCATGGTGCGCCAGTGGCAGGAGCTCTTCCACGCGCGCCGGTACAGCGAGGTCTACCTCGCGGACTCCAACCCGGACTTCGCCAAGCTCGCTGCGGCTTACGGCATCCCCGGGGTGCGCGTCGAGCGGCGGGAGGACCTCGCCAAGGGCGTGGACGCGGTGCTCGGAACCGACGGGCCCGTGGTGGCGGAGTTTAGGGTGCACCACGAGGAAGGCGTCTTCCCCATGATCCCCGCGGGCGGAAGCGCGGAGGACATGATCGTGGAGGACCCTCGGGAGGAGGTGAAGGCGTGA
- the ilvN gene encoding acetolactate synthase small subunit, with amino-acid sequence MRHIVSVLVEDHPRVLTRITALFARRGFNIESLAVGRTHQPGTSRIAFVVRGDDHTIEQVEKQLNRLVEVLKVTDHTEPHIERELALVKVHVAGLEERLEIREIAAAYRARTVDVARRALTFEVTGEPSKVESFIEQLRPYGLLETMRTGAVAMSRGVKALKPREKEAVREKEAV; translated from the coding sequence GTGAGGCATATCGTGAGCGTCCTGGTCGAGGACCACCCTCGCGTCCTGACGCGGATCACGGCTCTTTTCGCCCGGCGGGGCTTCAACATCGAGTCCCTCGCCGTGGGACGCACGCACCAGCCGGGCACGAGCCGCATCGCGTTCGTGGTTCGCGGCGACGACCACACCATCGAGCAGGTCGAAAAACAGCTGAACCGCCTGGTGGAGGTGCTCAAGGTCACGGACCACACCGAGCCCCACATCGAGCGGGAGCTGGCCCTGGTCAAGGTGCACGTGGCCGGCCTCGAGGAACGCCTCGAGATCCGCGAGATCGCCGCGGCGTACCGGGCGCGCACAGTGGACGTCGCGCGCCGCGCGCTGACCTTCGAGGTGACCGGCGAGCCGAGCAAGGTCGAGAGCTTCATCGAGCAGCTGCGGCCCTACGGCCTCCTCGAGACGATGCGCACCGGGGCCGTCGCCATGTCCCGGGGGGTGAAGGCCCTGAAGCCCCGTGAAAAGGAAGCGGTGCGTGAAAAGGAAGCGGTGTAG
- the ilvC gene encoding ketol-acid reductoisomerase, which translates to MQVYYDHDADLEVIRRKTVAVLGFGSQGHAHAQNLKDAGVPVVVGLRPGSARWAAAEAAGLEVLEVAEAVRRAEVVMVLLPDEAQAGVYREAIAPNLKEGAALAFAHGFNIHFGQIRPRPDLDVWMVAPKGPGHLVRSEYAAGRGVPALVAVAQDASGSAFQTALAYAKAIGATRAGVIPTTFAEETETDLFGEQAVLCGGLTRLIAYGFETLVEAGYKPEIAYFEVLHEMKLIVDLLYESGLAGMRYSISNTAEYGDYTRGDAVLPPETKERMRAVLQEIRSGVFAREWILENQAGRPVLEARRRQWARHPIEAIGPKLRAMMPFLKARIAEEEVGRASD; encoded by the coding sequence ATGCAGGTGTACTACGATCACGACGCGGACCTCGAGGTCATCCGGAGGAAGACCGTTGCGGTGCTCGGTTTCGGCTCGCAAGGGCACGCGCACGCCCAGAACCTCAAGGACGCGGGGGTGCCCGTGGTGGTGGGGTTGCGCCCCGGCTCGGCCCGCTGGGCTGCGGCCGAGGCGGCGGGCCTCGAGGTCCTGGAGGTGGCGGAGGCCGTGCGCCGGGCGGAGGTGGTGATGGTCCTCCTGCCCGACGAGGCGCAGGCCGGGGTGTACCGGGAGGCGATCGCGCCGAACCTGAAGGAGGGGGCGGCCCTGGCCTTCGCGCACGGGTTCAACATCCACTTCGGCCAGATCCGGCCCCGGCCCGACCTGGACGTGTGGATGGTGGCCCCCAAGGGGCCCGGCCACCTGGTGCGCAGCGAGTACGCGGCCGGCCGCGGGGTGCCCGCCTTGGTCGCCGTGGCGCAGGACGCTTCGGGGAGCGCCTTCCAGACGGCCCTCGCTTACGCGAAGGCCATCGGGGCGACGCGGGCGGGGGTGATCCCCACCACCTTCGCCGAGGAGACCGAGACCGACCTCTTCGGCGAGCAGGCGGTCTTGTGCGGCGGCCTGACCCGGCTCATCGCCTACGGGTTCGAGACCCTGGTGGAGGCTGGGTACAAGCCGGAGATCGCGTACTTTGAGGTTCTGCACGAGATGAAGCTCATCGTGGACCTCCTGTACGAGTCCGGCCTGGCGGGGATGCGGTACTCGATCTCGAACACCGCGGAGTACGGGGACTACACCCGCGGCGACGCGGTTCTCCCGCCGGAAACGAAGGAGCGCATGCGGGCGGTGCTCCAGGAGATCCGCTCCGGTGTGTTCGCCCGGGAATGGATCCTGGAGAACCAGGCGGGCCGGCCGGTGCTCGAGGCGCGCCGCCGGCAGTGGGCACGCCACCCCATCGAGGCGATCGGCCCCAAACTGCGAGCCATGATGCCGTTCTTGAAGGCCCGCATCGCGGAGGAGGAGGTGGGCCGTGCGTCGGATTAA
- a CDS encoding 2-isopropylmalate synthase, translating into MRRIKIFDTTLRDGEQSPGVTLTPEEKLAIAHQLARLGVDVIEAGFPIASPGDFHAVRRIAQEVRGPTIAALARAAKPDIERAAEAVAPAENKRIHTFIATSPVHMEKKLRLSPDEVVARARWAVGYAKGFVDDVEFSAEDAGRSDPDFLVRIFGEAIRAGATVINIPDTVGYQTPWQFAELVRYVIENTPGIENVDVSVHCHDDLGLAVANSLAAVRAGATQVECTVNGIGERAGNASLEEVVMALYTRRDVFGAETGIRTRELYRASQLVARLTGMVVPPNKAVVGANAFSHESGIHQDGVLKARETYEIMDAELVGREAAVLVLGKHSGRHAFKKALEELGYTFNDEEVTRLFTRFKEVADRKKQVTAEDLVALVEDQRTRAPEHFKLQDLQVHSGTALTPVATVRVATPDGEVTEAATGDGPVDAVYQAIARAVGLRPRLEAYRIEATTGGTEAVGEVTVRLRNGRAVVTGRGVAPDVVEASARAYLDALNKLVAGVGAKASVEAP; encoded by the coding sequence GTGCGTCGGATTAAGATCTTCGACACCACGCTCCGTGACGGGGAGCAGTCCCCGGGCGTGACCCTCACCCCGGAGGAGAAGCTCGCCATCGCGCATCAACTCGCTCGGCTCGGTGTGGACGTGATCGAGGCGGGGTTCCCCATCGCGAGCCCCGGGGATTTCCACGCCGTTCGCCGCATCGCGCAGGAGGTCCGGGGGCCGACGATCGCGGCGCTCGCGCGGGCCGCCAAGCCCGACATCGAGCGCGCGGCCGAGGCCGTCGCGCCCGCGGAGAACAAGCGCATCCACACCTTCATCGCCACGAGCCCGGTGCACATGGAGAAGAAGCTCCGCCTGAGTCCGGACGAGGTGGTCGCGCGTGCCCGCTGGGCGGTGGGCTACGCCAAGGGGTTCGTGGACGACGTGGAGTTCAGCGCGGAGGACGCGGGCCGCAGCGACCCGGACTTCCTCGTTCGGATCTTCGGGGAGGCCATTCGGGCGGGGGCCACGGTGATCAACATCCCGGACACCGTCGGGTACCAGACCCCCTGGCAGTTCGCCGAGCTCGTGCGCTACGTCATCGAGAACACCCCCGGCATCGAGAACGTGGACGTCTCGGTGCACTGCCACGACGACCTGGGCCTCGCGGTGGCGAACTCCCTGGCTGCGGTCCGTGCGGGCGCAACCCAGGTGGAGTGCACCGTCAACGGGATCGGCGAACGCGCGGGAAACGCTTCCCTCGAGGAGGTCGTGATGGCCCTCTACACGCGCCGCGACGTTTTCGGGGCCGAGACCGGGATCCGCACCCGCGAGCTCTACCGCGCCAGCCAGCTCGTCGCGCGCCTGACGGGGATGGTGGTCCCGCCCAACAAGGCGGTGGTGGGGGCGAACGCGTTCAGCCACGAGTCCGGCATCCACCAGGACGGGGTCTTGAAGGCCCGCGAGACCTACGAGATCATGGACGCCGAGCTGGTGGGGCGTGAGGCGGCGGTTTTGGTGCTCGGCAAGCACTCGGGGCGTCACGCCTTCAAGAAAGCCCTCGAGGAGCTCGGCTACACCTTCAACGACGAGGAGGTGACCCGCCTCTTTACGCGCTTTAAGGAGGTCGCCGACCGCAAGAAGCAGGTCACGGCGGAGGACCTGGTGGCCCTGGTGGAGGACCAGCGGACCCGGGCCCCCGAACACTTCAAGCTCCAGGACCTCCAGGTGCACTCCGGCACCGCGCTCACCCCCGTAGCCACGGTGCGGGTCGCGACGCCGGACGGGGAGGTCACCGAGGCGGCCACGGGGGACGGGCCGGTGGACGCGGTGTACCAGGCGATCGCCCGAGCGGTCGGCCTGCGCCCCCGGCTCGAGGCCTACCGCATCGAGGCTACGACCGGGGGGACGGAGGCCGTGGGTGAGGTGACGGTACGCCTCCGGAACGGCCGGGCGGTCGTGACGGGGCGGGGGGTGGCGCCGGACGTGGTCGAGGCCTCGGCGCGGGCCTACCTGGACGCTTTGAACAAGCTCGTGGCCGGGGTGGGCGCGAAAGCCTCGGTGGAGGCGCCATGA
- the cimA gene encoding citramalate synthase, which translates to MRQSAAIEVLDTTLRDGTQGEGFVLSTEDKVAIARRLAAFGVPLIEGGWPGSNPKDAAFFQRMKGVDLGAARLVAFGATHRKGLRPEADPSVQALLEARTPVVTLFGKSWTLHVREALGVNLEEHLWMIEATVAHLVRQGRRVIYDAEHFFDGFKEDPAYAMETLRVALRGGADTLVLCDTNGGSLPEEVYEITRRVVDTFPRVRIGIHAHNDAELAVANTLAAVRAGARHVQGTIGGYGERCGNANLVSLIPTLMLKYGYAVVPRPRLAELKVLARFVDERANLTPNRRAPYVGEAAFAHKGGVHVSAVLKNPRTYEHIDPQLVGNARRILVSDLAGRSNLLAKLAERGLELEAETARSLLEEVKALEHAGYAFEGAEASFYLLAHRLRGGRLPFVVRAFRAWVQGEARGAWQAEATVQVQVGAEVYHTAAMGEGPVGALDNALRKALLAFYPELEGVELADYKVRVLSGQERGTASGVRVLVEMTDGKDRWGTVGASVNILEASLKALADGYAYVLVKEARAPHQAHKAS; encoded by the coding sequence ATGAGGCAATCCGCGGCGATCGAGGTGCTGGACACCACACTGCGCGACGGCACGCAGGGTGAGGGCTTCGTGCTCTCCACCGAGGACAAGGTAGCCATCGCGCGGCGGCTCGCGGCCTTCGGGGTGCCCCTCATCGAGGGGGGGTGGCCCGGCTCGAACCCCAAAGACGCGGCGTTCTTCCAGCGCATGAAGGGCGTGGACCTCGGCGCGGCCCGCCTCGTGGCGTTCGGCGCGACCCACCGCAAGGGGCTCCGCCCCGAGGCGGACCCTTCGGTCCAGGCCCTCCTCGAGGCAAGGACCCCCGTGGTGACCCTCTTCGGCAAGTCCTGGACGCTGCACGTCCGGGAAGCCCTCGGGGTGAACCTCGAGGAGCATCTCTGGATGATCGAGGCGACCGTCGCGCACCTGGTGCGGCAGGGGCGGCGCGTGATCTACGACGCGGAGCACTTCTTCGACGGGTTTAAGGAAGACCCCGCCTACGCGATGGAGACGCTGCGTGTCGCGTTGCGGGGCGGGGCGGACACCCTGGTCCTGTGCGACACGAACGGGGGAAGCCTGCCGGAGGAGGTCTACGAGATCACCCGGCGGGTGGTGGACACCTTCCCCCGGGTGCGCATCGGGATCCACGCGCACAACGACGCGGAGCTCGCGGTGGCCAACACCCTGGCCGCGGTGCGGGCGGGAGCGCGGCACGTGCAGGGCACCATCGGCGGGTACGGGGAGCGGTGCGGGAACGCGAACCTCGTCAGCCTGATCCCCACCCTGATGCTGAAGTACGGGTACGCGGTCGTGCCTCGCCCGCGCCTTGCGGAGCTGAAGGTGCTCGCGCGGTTCGTGGACGAACGCGCGAACCTCACCCCCAACCGCCGCGCGCCGTACGTGGGGGAGGCGGCCTTCGCGCACAAGGGCGGGGTGCACGTCTCCGCGGTGCTCAAAAACCCGCGCACCTACGAGCACATTGACCCCCAGCTGGTGGGTAACGCGCGCCGCATCCTCGTCTCGGACCTTGCGGGGCGCTCGAACCTGCTCGCCAAGCTCGCCGAGCGCGGCCTCGAGCTCGAGGCGGAAACGGCCCGCTCCCTTTTGGAGGAGGTCAAGGCCCTCGAGCACGCCGGGTACGCCTTCGAGGGGGCCGAGGCCTCGTTCTACCTGCTCGCGCACCGGCTCCGGGGCGGACGGCTGCCCTTTGTGGTCCGGGCGTTTCGCGCCTGGGTGCAGGGGGAGGCGCGCGGGGCGTGGCAGGCCGAGGCGACCGTGCAGGTCCAGGTGGGCGCGGAGGTCTACCACACCGCCGCGATGGGCGAGGGGCCGGTAGGGGCGCTGGACAACGCGCTCCGCAAGGCCCTCCTCGCCTTCTATCCCGAGCTCGAGGGGGTCGAGCTGGCGGACTACAAGGTGCGGGTCCTCTCCGGGCAGGAGCGGGGTACCGCGAGCGGCGTGCGGGTTTTGGTGGAGATGACGGACGGAAAAGACCGCTGGGGAACGGTCGGCGCCAGCGTGAACATCCTCGAGGCCTCCCTCAAGGCCCTGGCCGACGGGTACGCGTACGTGCTAGTGAAAGAAGCGCGCGCGCCACACCAGGCCCACAAAGCGAGCTAA